In a single window of the Streptomyces sp. HUAS ZL42 genome:
- a CDS encoding C40 family peptidase, with translation MEEPLIPVVPMSHTAHIRSHRKPRPRSVSKIAMRAGVAGGILSTVAVAGASASANAAEPVTQTLELPTLTADLAAQVAQSAAATQQAAANYELQAERDAAASAAAKEAAKDLAAAKKAEAKKKAEEARKAAAETASRSSARTTLTATASAPASGSVATVIAFLKAQVGDAYVLGGTGPNAWDCSGLVQAAFKQVGVDLPRVSQDQSMAGTEVSLSNLAVGDILYWGGKGSAYHVGVYIGDGQYLDAANPSKGVVIQDLSGYPASGAVRVL, from the coding sequence ATGGAGGAGCCCCTGATACCGGTTGTACCCATGTCCCACACCGCTCACATACGCAGCCACCGGAAACCCCGCCCCCGCAGCGTCTCGAAGATCGCGATGCGGGCCGGAGTCGCCGGTGGCATCCTCAGCACCGTGGCAGTGGCCGGCGCATCGGCTTCGGCGAACGCGGCCGAGCCGGTGACGCAGACGCTCGAACTGCCCACGCTGACGGCCGACCTGGCCGCTCAGGTCGCCCAGTCCGCTGCCGCCACGCAGCAGGCAGCCGCGAACTACGAGCTCCAGGCCGAGCGTGACGCGGCCGCCAGCGCCGCGGCCAAGGAGGCCGCGAAGGACCTCGCAGCGGCCAAGAAGGCCGAGGCGAAGAAGAAGGCGGAGGAGGCCCGCAAGGCCGCCGCAGAGACCGCCTCCCGCTCCTCGGCGCGGACCACCCTGACCGCGACGGCTTCCGCTCCCGCCAGCGGCAGCGTGGCGACGGTCATCGCGTTCCTCAAGGCGCAGGTGGGCGACGCGTACGTCCTGGGTGGCACCGGCCCCAACGCGTGGGACTGCTCCGGCCTCGTCCAGGCCGCGTTCAAGCAGGTCGGCGTCGACCTGCCGCGCGTCTCGCAGGACCAGTCGATGGCGGGCACCGAGGTCTCCCTGTCCAACCTCGCGGTCGGGGACATCCTGTACTGGGGCGGGAAGGGTTCCGCGTACCACGTGGGCGTCTACATCGGTGACGGCCAGTACCTGGACGCGGCGAACCCGTCCAAGGGCGTCGTCATCCAGGATCTGTCCGGATACCCGGCGTCCGGTGCGGTGCGGGTGCTCTGA